A window from Synechococcus sp. RSCCF101 encodes these proteins:
- a CDS encoding DUF1501 domain-containing protein, whose amino-acid sequence MKRRDLMALGLLGAGGALVSGSRVRGLWSPAAARVRSGERVLVWLELRGGNDGLNTVIPHRDPRYRQARPRLAIRDPLPLTDTLALHPALAPLQRLWDSERLSLVLGLGWSAPSRSHFQATDQWASGRASGQGPGWLAEAMDRGRFGRPTPLIALGRTGTAAIEGGTALALQLSGADLRSGTPPPPVPATAAGNPLLQRMLELERDAGETVARLRQDLAPLPSGTAIPATGLGGQLRLALRLIASPEPPAVIALEQAGYDTHAHQLGRHQRLLSQLAEALAGFDGGLRRLRSRPPVTVLVTSEFGRRLRENASGGTDHGSASVALLAGDGLGQRLIGSYPSLGRLDPRGDLIPSLAPPALYRRVLDGSL is encoded by the coding sequence ATGAAGCGCCGCGATCTGATGGCCCTGGGCCTGCTGGGCGCAGGGGGTGCTCTGGTTTCGGGGTCCCGTGTTCGGGGGCTGTGGTCGCCGGCCGCGGCTCGCGTTCGCTCCGGGGAGCGGGTGCTGGTCTGGCTGGAGTTGCGTGGCGGCAACGACGGCCTCAACACGGTGATCCCCCACCGCGATCCCCGCTACCGCCAGGCCCGGCCGCGTCTGGCGATCCGCGACCCGCTGCCCCTCACCGACACCCTCGCGCTCCACCCGGCCCTCGCTCCGCTCCAGCGGCTCTGGGACAGCGAGCGGCTGTCTCTGGTGCTCGGTCTGGGTTGGAGCGCCCCCAGTCGCAGCCACTTCCAGGCCACCGACCAATGGGCCAGTGGCCGCGCTTCGGGCCAGGGCCCCGGCTGGCTGGCTGAGGCGATGGATCGCGGCCGCTTCGGGAGGCCCACTCCCCTCATCGCGCTGGGTCGAACCGGCACCGCCGCCATCGAAGGGGGCACTGCTCTGGCGCTGCAGCTCTCCGGAGCCGATCTCCGGAGCGGTACCCCTCCCCCGCCGGTCCCGGCCACTGCCGCCGGCAATCCGCTCCTGCAACGGATGCTCGAGCTGGAGCGAGACGCCGGAGAGACCGTTGCGCGGCTGCGACAGGACCTGGCGCCACTCCCTTCAGGCACCGCGATCCCCGCCACCGGCCTCGGCGGCCAGCTGCGGCTGGCCCTGCGGTTGATCGCCTCACCCGAACCGCCGGCCGTGATCGCGCTTGAGCAGGCCGGCTACGACACCCATGCCCACCAGCTGGGGCGCCACCAGCGCCTGCTCTCCCAACTCGCCGAAGCGCTGGCGGGATTTGATGGCGGTCTGCGCCGACTGCGCAGCCGCCCGCCCGTGACGGTGCTGGTGACCAGTGAGTTCGGACGCCGACTGCGGGAGAACGCCTCCGGGGGAACCGATCACGGCAGCGCCTCGGTGGCTCTGCTGGCGGGGGATGGTCTCGGGCAGCGGCTGATCGGCTCGTATCCCAGCCTGGGCAGGCTGGATCCGCGCGGTGACCTGATCCCCTCCCTGGCTCCGCCGGCGCTCTACCGACGTGTGCTGGATGGCTCCCTCTAA
- a CDS encoding UDP-glucuronic acid decarboxylase family protein — protein MRNLVTGGAGFLGSHLVDRLMEVGEEVLCLDNTFTGRKANVRQWWNHPRFEFIRHDVTDPIRLEVDRIWHLACPASPIHYQHNPVKTAKTSFLGTYNMLGLATRVKARLLLASTSEVYGDPEVHPQPESYRGCVNTHGIRACYDEGKRIAETLCFDYRRMHGTEIRVARIFNTYGPRMLPDDGRVVSNFIVQALRGQPLTLYGDGSQTRSFCYVDDLVEGLIRLMNGNHTGPINLGNPGEFTIRQLAEQVRDRINPELELICRPLPQDDPLQRQPVIDLARSELNWQPSVSLEDGLERTITYFRQELEGTTAP, from the coding sequence ATGCGCAACCTCGTCACCGGCGGTGCCGGCTTCCTCGGTTCCCACCTCGTCGACCGGCTGATGGAGGTCGGCGAGGAGGTGCTCTGCCTCGACAACACCTTCACCGGCCGCAAGGCCAATGTGCGCCAGTGGTGGAACCACCCCCGCTTCGAGTTCATCCGCCACGACGTGACCGATCCGATCCGCCTCGAGGTGGACCGGATCTGGCACCTGGCCTGCCCGGCCTCACCCATCCACTACCAGCACAACCCGGTCAAGACCGCCAAGACCAGCTTTCTAGGCACCTACAACATGCTCGGCCTGGCCACCCGGGTGAAGGCGCGTCTGCTGCTGGCCAGCACCAGCGAGGTCTATGGCGACCCCGAGGTGCATCCCCAGCCGGAGAGTTACCGCGGCTGCGTCAACACCCACGGCATCCGCGCCTGCTACGACGAAGGCAAGCGCATCGCCGAGACCCTCTGCTTCGACTACCGCCGCATGCACGGCACGGAGATCCGGGTGGCCCGCATCTTCAACACCTACGGGCCACGCATGCTTCCCGACGACGGCCGGGTGGTGAGCAACTTCATCGTTCAGGCGCTCCGCGGCCAGCCCCTCACCCTCTACGGCGACGGCAGCCAGACCCGCAGCTTCTGTTACGTGGACGATCTGGTGGAGGGCCTGATCCGGTTGATGAACGGCAACCACACCGGCCCGATCAACCTGGGCAATCCGGGCGAATTCACCATCCGCCAGCTGGCCGAACAGGTGCGCGACCGGATCAACCCAGAGCTGGAGCTGATCTGCCGGCCCCTTCCCCAGGACGACCCCCTGCAGCGCCAGCCCGTGATCGACCTGGCGCGCAGTGAGCTGAACTGGCAGCCCAGCGTGAGCCTTGAAGACGGCCTGGAGCGCACCATCACCTACTTCCGCCAGGAGCTGGAAGGCACCACCGCCCCTTAG